One genomic window of Desulfovibrio subterraneus includes the following:
- a CDS encoding response regulator codes for MRALVVEDEFISRIVLEKMLAPIFEVDVVVNGAEALEAFELAHSEERPYRLILMDIMMPVKNGLEALEVIRQREDDRTLPRAKVIMTTALADIKTVVRAFDSGQASAYIVKPIDKDKLFRELKTLGLIDD; via the coding sequence ATGCGCGCGCTAGTGGTGGAAGATGAATTCATAAGCAGAATCGTACTTGAGAAGATGCTGGCTCCAATTTTCGAGGTGGATGTGGTGGTCAACGGTGCCGAGGCGCTGGAAGCGTTCGAACTGGCACACAGCGAGGAGCGGCCCTACCGACTTATTCTCATGGATATCATGATGCCGGTGAAAAACGGTCTGGAGGCTCTTGAGGTCATCCGGCAGCGGGAGGATGACCGCACGCTGCCGAGGGCCAAGGTCATCATGACCACTGCCCTTGCCGATATCAAAACCGTGGTGAGGGCCTTCGATTCCGGGCAGGCGTCCGCCTACATAGTAAAGCCCATCGACAAGGACAAACTGTTCAGGGAACTGAAGACGCTGGGACTCATCGACGATTGA
- a CDS encoding histidine kinase, with protein sequence MHDDDQIEEFMGELYDKFYPQVMDGLDRMKEGDVHAGIENLSRPLHTIKGVTGFMGGFEVASTFTHKVESFLKKIQAGDVELDDAVTTAAITSVNMIFQVIEQIRDTGSGPQGEMDGVLARIRELSESGEQNKVVVEDGVRLSVVGGVIVATVAMQRVHLPAQKQLLLDVMKKQSAGVPIVLDLSTVLSVSTSVWDVLEPFAEKFPVHVAGMQPFVNGLFHSWGYGAIFTAHPSLEAFFERETGSGGNA encoded by the coding sequence ATGCATGACGACGACCAGATTGAAGAATTCATGGGGGAACTGTACGACAAGTTCTACCCGCAGGTCATGGACGGACTGGACCGCATGAAGGAAGGAGATGTTCATGCCGGTATAGAAAATCTTTCCCGTCCGCTGCATACCATCAAGGGGGTGACCGGCTTCATGGGGGGCTTTGAAGTCGCGTCTACTTTCACGCACAAAGTGGAGAGTTTTCTCAAGAAAATTCAGGCCGGAGATGTGGAGCTGGACGATGCGGTGACAACCGCAGCCATTACCTCCGTGAACATGATATTCCAGGTCATTGAACAGATACGGGATACCGGCAGTGGCCCGCAGGGCGAGATGGACGGTGTGCTGGCCCGTATCCGTGAACTGAGCGAATCAGGCGAACAGAACAAGGTTGTCGTTGAAGACGGTGTGCGTCTTTCCGTTGTGGGCGGTGTTATCGTTGCGACTGTGGCCATGCAACGTGTGCATCTGCCCGCGCAGAAACAGTTGCTGCTTGATGTGATGAAGAAGCAGAGCGCGGGGGTTCCCATTGTGCTGGATCTCTCGACGGTGCTGTCGGTGAGCACATCTGTCTGGGATGTGCTTGAACCGTTTGCGGAAAAATTTCCTGTGCACGTGGCAGGCATGCAGCCCTTTGTGAACGGGCTGTTCCACAGCTGGGGATACGGAGCCATCTTTACGGCCCATCCCAGTCTGGAAGCGTTCTTCGAACGGGAAACCGGCAGCGGAGGTAACGCATGA